A portion of the Candidatus Pristimantibacillus lignocellulolyticus genome contains these proteins:
- a CDS encoding ABC transporter ATP-binding protein, giving the protein MITNLILRLIEVEKRYRQGQSEVIALHKSKLEIEEGEFVVIMGTSGSGKSTLLNIIGGMIAPTAGAVYLRDKKIKYDTKHSEQLSEYRRKEIGVVFQDYNLIEAMTVSENVAIPLILDGEAASFIIEKTESMLKQVGLEKRGSFRPYELSGGQQQRVALARALVKQPSILLADEPTGNLDYNTSKEILELLLEIKSNARQTIVMVTHDPMIAAYGERILFMQDGHVYEQLKLSEEMSSEQKIEKIVTAFYRMKGMSSSC; this is encoded by the coding sequence ATGATCACGAATCTAATACTTAGGCTCATAGAAGTTGAAAAACGCTATAGGCAAGGTCAAAGTGAAGTGATAGCGCTTCACAAAAGCAAGCTTGAAATCGAAGAGGGAGAATTTGTTGTTATTATGGGAACCAGTGGTTCTGGTAAATCAACGTTGCTTAACATTATAGGAGGAATGATCGCTCCTACTGCTGGGGCTGTATATTTACGTGATAAGAAAATAAAGTATGATACCAAGCATAGTGAGCAGCTTTCCGAATATCGGAGGAAAGAAATTGGTGTTGTGTTTCAGGATTATAATTTGATTGAGGCGATGACCGTTAGTGAGAACGTTGCTATTCCATTGATTTTAGATGGAGAGGCTGCCTCTTTCATTATAGAAAAAACAGAATCGATGCTAAAGCAGGTAGGTCTTGAGAAAAGAGGCAGCTTTAGGCCATACGAGCTTTCTGGTGGGCAGCAGCAGAGAGTTGCTCTAGCTAGGGCACTAGTTAAACAGCCATCCATACTACTTGCAGATGAACCAACGGGTAATCTAGATTATAATACGTCTAAGGAAATATTAGAACTTCTTTTAGAAATAAAGAGCAATGCTAGGCAAACGATTGTTATGGTGACGCACGATCCAATGATAGCAGCATACGGTGAGCGCATTTTATTTATGCAAGATGGTCATGTTTATGAACAGCTGAAGTTATCTGAAGAAATGAGTTCAGAGCAAAAAATAGAGAAGATCGTAACTGCGTTTTATAGAATGAAGGGAATGTCATCGTCATGCTAA
- a CDS encoding ABC transporter permease — MLTSMLGIAYRLSVANRSRMIASIASVAVAMSLIVSMSLLLSNMERSYKQQLADVFGDVDIIVTPPKHSDNQIVYFDQREQQLIAEANGVKQSSFILLNPIEGEELFLIGLQNDELAKVRYKYTEDLLDDEVVITDSLAQRLGAVQGEIINLPLNHIERKEWKLKEIIEDVNVTSFPDLVYMNITTLQKLSGLGNFSSGVMLDIDDNVEALSLVRLLERTIQAPVAYQLVKDSDLAKKNTESMRWISSVVTIATLLASLAIVLSNFRLMLQSILHPLIVLHTNGAKKRGLFSIILYQLAGVVGLGTILGGLTAAVFSVSGAALLERIFSIQHAQVTFSWRHILLSMFIYGVVLFILLLPLLARGFSKLPLEFRNTIKSKERGISKARKYVACLLLFFSIALIIPPLYFYGSVILYPVAGVMFACAIWLSMPIMFQHWLNFRINQGLRKKQKEKMIAMQYLSIYFKQNVLIILAISISINVPVIGFTVLHSAKEANIQIFNEEFVADIHMYNNSITVALPENVVSEVTNIKGVQAVIPVSQDDWATVINTKALSEDERYHNLYYKKSDLRQLVNKGLLPTLPNDLSNVVVLTSDYAKELGVTVGDELLLRDPEQEDLPRGNLLIAAIVDGYMPGSMSINTLAYVDAEQSIVGADKESLVGSRAREWNTLLLYIDEEQRTAIYEELHAYASFYTSIRYSDKQLALSSMEEFAHQRFIFLYAIVAVTLLVSAIGIYYTMHAFVNGRRREFAVLFSLGMNFRQLRTMLVLQLCWFCLIAGITGITTSLAISSTLLLAMESPLIAVPWAFIGSIIFGMLSFGYGLALVLAQTLRDKSIPQLMKAD; from the coding sequence ATGCTAACATCAATGCTTGGAATTGCATACCGTTTATCTGTCGCTAATCGATCTAGAATGATTGCTTCCATTGCAAGTGTTGCGGTTGCAATGAGTTTAATTGTTTCGATGTCTCTGCTCTTGTCAAATATGGAGAGATCTTATAAGCAGCAGCTAGCAGATGTCTTCGGGGACGTTGACATCATTGTTACACCTCCTAAGCATTCAGATAATCAAATCGTTTACTTTGATCAGCGGGAGCAACAACTCATAGCAGAAGCTAATGGGGTTAAGCAATCATCTTTCATATTGCTTAATCCGATTGAGGGAGAAGAATTGTTTCTTATTGGCTTGCAAAATGATGAGCTCGCCAAAGTAAGATATAAATATACAGAGGATTTGCTTGATGATGAGGTTGTGATAACAGATAGTTTGGCACAACGACTGGGCGCTGTACAAGGGGAAATTATTAATCTACCGCTTAATCATATTGAACGTAAGGAATGGAAGCTAAAAGAAATTATAGAAGATGTGAATGTTACATCATTTCCCGATCTTGTATATATGAATATAACGACATTACAGAAACTTAGCGGTCTTGGAAATTTTTCCTCCGGTGTCATGCTTGATATTGATGATAATGTAGAGGCTTTATCTTTAGTAAGGCTTTTAGAACGAACGATTCAAGCTCCTGTAGCCTATCAACTTGTTAAGGATAGTGATCTAGCTAAAAAAAATACGGAAAGCATGCGCTGGATTTCAAGTGTTGTAACGATAGCCACACTATTAGCTAGTTTGGCTATTGTGTTAAGTAATTTTCGTCTCATGTTACAAAGCATACTACATCCCCTTATTGTACTTCATACAAATGGAGCTAAAAAGAGAGGATTATTCTCGATTATTCTTTACCAGCTTGCAGGGGTAGTTGGACTTGGCACTATTCTAGGTGGATTGACTGCCGCAGTGTTCAGTGTATCAGGGGCAGCGTTATTGGAACGTATTTTTTCCATTCAGCATGCACAGGTTACATTCAGTTGGAGACATATTCTGCTCAGTATGTTTATATATGGGGTTGTTCTCTTTATTTTGCTTTTACCACTACTGGCAAGAGGCTTTTCTAAGTTGCCGTTAGAATTTCGTAATACGATAAAGTCTAAGGAAAGAGGCATATCTAAAGCGCGAAAGTATGTTGCATGCCTGTTGTTGTTTTTTTCGATAGCATTGATTATCCCTCCATTATATTTTTATGGCAGCGTCATTTTATATCCGGTTGCTGGTGTGATGTTCGCTTGTGCGATATGGCTGTCCATGCCCATAATGTTTCAACACTGGCTCAATTTTCGCATAAATCAAGGCTTGCGTAAAAAGCAAAAAGAAAAAATGATTGCAATGCAATATTTATCTATTTATTTTAAACAAAATGTGCTTATTATTTTGGCTATCTCTATTTCAATTAATGTACCTGTCATTGGCTTTACGGTACTACATTCGGCGAAAGAGGCAAATATACAAATATTTAATGAAGAGTTTGTGGCTGATATTCATATGTATAATAATAGTATCACGGTAGCTCTTCCAGAGAACGTTGTTTCAGAGGTGACAAACATTAAAGGTGTACAGGCTGTTATTCCGGTTAGTCAGGATGATTGGGCCACTGTAATTAATACTAAAGCTTTATCTGAAGATGAGCGTTATCATAATCTTTATTATAAAAAAAGTGACTTGCGGCAATTGGTTAATAAGGGACTCCTTCCAACATTGCCAAACGATTTGTCTAATGTTGTCGTACTAACTTCTGATTATGCCAAGGAGCTTGGGGTTACTGTCGGTGATGAGCTTTTATTGCGAGATCCTGAGCAGGAAGACTTGCCGCGTGGAAATCTTCTTATTGCTGCAATTGTAGATGGATATATGCCCGGTTCGATGAGCATAAATACGCTGGCTTATGTCGATGCAGAGCAATCCATCGTAGGAGCAGATAAAGAATCCTTAGTCGGTAGTAGGGCAAGAGAGTGGAATACGTTGTTGCTTTACATAGATGAAGAACAGAGAACAGCAATATACGAGGAACTTCATGCCTATGCATCATTCTACACAAGTATTCGGTATAGTGACAAGCAGCTTGCTCTGAGCTCGATGGAGGAGTTTGCACATCAACGTTTCATATTTTTATACGCTATTGTTGCGGTGACATTACTTGTCAGTGCGATTGGCATTTATTATACAATGCACGCGTTTGTTAATGGGCGACGCAGGGAATTTGCTGTTTTATTTAGTTTAGGTATGAATTTTAGGCAGCTGCGAACGATGCTTGTACTGCAACTATGCTGGTTTTGCTTAATAGCAGGGATAACGGGAATTACTACAAGTTTGGCTATTTCCAGCACGTTGCTGCTTGCAATGGAGAGTCCGCTGATTGCAGTGCCGTGGGCCTTCATTGGCAGCATTATATTTGGAATGCTCAGCTTTGGATATGGCCTAGCTCTAGTATTGGCTCAGACATTAAGGGATAAGAGTATACCTCAGTTAATGAAAGCAGATTAG
- a CDS encoding extracellular solute-binding protein: MSKKGNLLLSLILAVSMILTACGSNNGGGNTPSTPTETSNSNTEGEGKTEAEQTNLTLWTFVQQHADFYLYMADEWNQANPDKPIKLVTENIPYDEMHTRLLIALQTKEGAPDLVDIEQSKFPNFMKGEVQLVELNDVVEPELSNIVKSRVDIYSQDGKYYGVDLHVGATVMFYNKEIMDQAGVNPDDIKLWSDVEKYGKIVVEKTGKPFITFEGAGNWSWWPAINQLESDQVSVDGKVMLDDERNIRAMTFFKKLVDEGIAAIAPGAGHDTPEYKAYMNAEGAASVFMPFWFMNRFTDEMPDLKGKIIIKPMPAWDEGGNRSAGMGGTGLSITNQTKHLELAKEFLAYSKLSKEGNIQVWKQLGMDPIRTEVWTDPAMSEPNKFTEYFGNDIFDTLLEVKDEIYPVNIREISPQVFDSVRNEIIPRIFQFGEDPETVIKEEADKLRKSLP, encoded by the coding sequence ATGAGTAAGAAAGGGAATTTATTGTTATCGCTTATACTGGCAGTTTCTATGATTTTAACAGCTTGTGGCAGTAATAATGGAGGAGGAAATACACCTTCTACACCGACAGAAACATCAAATTCAAATACTGAGGGAGAAGGAAAAACAGAAGCAGAGCAAACAAACCTTACGCTATGGACATTTGTACAACAACATGCTGATTTTTACTTGTATATGGCGGATGAATGGAATCAGGCAAATCCTGATAAACCAATTAAACTAGTTACTGAAAATATTCCTTATGATGAAATGCATACTAGATTATTAATTGCGTTGCAAACAAAAGAAGGGGCACCGGATCTGGTAGATATTGAACAGAGTAAGTTCCCTAACTTCATGAAGGGGGAAGTTCAGTTAGTTGAGCTAAACGATGTAGTTGAACCTGAGCTATCGAACATTGTGAAATCTCGCGTTGATATTTATAGCCAGGATGGCAAGTATTATGGAGTTGACTTGCATGTCGGGGCAACAGTTATGTTTTACAACAAGGAAATTATGGATCAAGCAGGCGTAAATCCTGATGATATTAAGCTGTGGTCTGATGTTGAAAAGTACGGAAAGATCGTTGTTGAAAAGACAGGAAAACCGTTTATTACGTTTGAAGGCGCAGGCAATTGGAGCTGGTGGCCAGCTATAAACCAGCTGGAATCTGACCAGGTGAGCGTGGACGGAAAAGTGATGTTGGATGATGAGCGAAATATTCGTGCAATGACGTTCTTCAAAAAGCTAGTAGATGAAGGAATTGCAGCTATTGCTCCGGGCGCTGGTCATGATACGCCTGAATATAAGGCCTATATGAATGCTGAAGGTGCTGCATCGGTATTTATGCCATTCTGGTTTATGAATCGCTTTACAGACGAAATGCCGGATCTGAAAGGCAAAATTATTATTAAACCAATGCCAGCATGGGATGAAGGTGGCAATCGTTCAGCGGGTATGGGTGGAACAGGCTTATCAATTACTAATCAAACAAAGCATCTTGAACTGGCGAAGGAATTCCTCGCTTACTCTAAGCTATCTAAAGAAGGAAACATTCAAGTTTGGAAGCAGCTGGGCATGGATCCGATTCGCACAGAGGTTTGGACAGATCCTGCAATGTCAGAACCTAACAAGTTTACGGAGTACTTCGGAAACGATATTTTTGACACTTTACTTGAAGTAAAAGACGAAATTTATCCAGTCAATATTCGTGAAATATCTCCTCAAGTGTTCGATTCAGTACGTAACGAGATCATACCGAGAATATTCCAATTTGGTGAGGATCCGGAAACAGTGATAAAAGAAGAAGCAGATAAGCTACGTAAAAGTTTACCATAA
- a CDS encoding sugar ABC transporter permease — protein sequence MHQKKSRFRIGNSQLIAPYIFVAPFILSFIIFFSYPLFQAILMSFQSVLPDQVTFIGLDNFKKLNNPSFYKALYNNFRYTIYTVIVLIPIPLILAVFLNSKMMRLKNMFRSALFLPALTSVAVAGIIFKLVFSELDGALMNTFIQWLGFDSQKWLYYPGLSMFALVVIATWRWIGINILYFLSALQNIPKELYEAADIDGAGLFSKFYKITVPLLKPITIYVLTITIYGGFAMFTESYMLWGSRGSPQDIGLTMVGYIYQQGFQYFDLGFGSAIGLVLLVITLGVSMIQLKFMGLFGKED from the coding sequence TTGCATCAGAAAAAATCACGATTTAGAATTGGTAATTCGCAGCTAATAGCACCATATATTTTTGTTGCACCATTTATTTTATCATTTATTATCTTTTTCTCTTATCCGCTGTTCCAAGCGATTTTAATGAGTTTCCAGTCTGTTTTACCAGATCAGGTTACATTTATCGGCTTAGATAATTTCAAAAAGTTGAACAATCCAAGTTTCTACAAAGCTTTATACAACAATTTTAGATATACGATCTATACGGTTATTGTGTTAATTCCTATTCCATTAATTTTGGCTGTTTTCTTAAATTCAAAAATGATGCGACTAAAAAATATGTTTCGCTCGGCATTATTTTTGCCGGCACTGACATCTGTTGCTGTTGCGGGAATTATATTCAAACTAGTATTCAGTGAGCTTGACGGTGCATTAATGAATACCTTTATTCAATGGCTAGGATTTGATAGTCAAAAGTGGCTTTATTATCCTGGGTTGAGTATGTTTGCTCTTGTTGTTATTGCAACATGGCGCTGGATTGGAATTAATATATTGTACTTTTTATCCGCGCTGCAAAACATTCCAAAGGAGCTATATGAGGCAGCTGATATTGATGGAGCAGGCTTGTTCAGTAAGTTTTACAAAATTACAGTTCCGCTGCTAAAACCGATTACGATATATGTGTTAACGATTACAATATATGGCGGATTTGCGATGTTCACAGAAAGCTATATGCTTTGGGGGAGCAGAGGATCACCGCAAGATATTGGTTTAACGATGGTTGGTTATATTTATCAACAGGGATTTCAATATTTTGATTTAGGATTTGGTTCAGCTATTGGTTTAGTGTTACTCGTAATTACACTTGGTGTCAGTATGATTCAATTGAAATTTATGGGCTTGTTCGGAAAGGAGGACTAG
- a CDS encoding carbohydrate ABC transporter permease, with protein MAEKQRWNFSAVFLLLFFIILAVMALFPLYALFLASIKPSSELFRYGLNVRLDFDVMTLANYKAIFAGKGGSAHYFSWYKNSIFITSLFTVLCLFLSSMVGYGLAMYNFKGRNLIFTLVLAVMMIPVEIILLPLYRLSIDLSIINSIWGVILPFVVAPLPIFFFRQFASGIPKDFMDAGRIDGCSEMGIFFRIMIPMLVPAFGAMTILQAMFSWNNFLWPVIVLRSTENFTLPIGLASLLSPVGNNYEVLLSGAVLSILPILVLFLMFQRFFIEGLTVGGVKG; from the coding sequence ATGGCTGAAAAACAAAGATGGAACTTCTCAGCAGTTTTTCTGTTACTATTTTTTATCATCTTGGCGGTAATGGCACTTTTTCCATTGTATGCACTGTTTTTAGCATCGATAAAGCCTTCCTCCGAGCTATTTCGTTATGGTCTTAATGTGCGGCTTGATTTTGATGTAATGACGCTTGCGAATTACAAAGCAATCTTTGCTGGAAAAGGTGGATCAGCGCATTATTTTTCGTGGTATAAAAACTCGATTTTCATCACTTCTTTATTTACGGTGCTATGTTTATTTTTATCCTCGATGGTCGGTTACGGACTAGCGATGTACAATTTCAAAGGTCGAAATCTTATTTTTACTCTTGTGCTCGCTGTCATGATGATTCCTGTAGAAATTATATTGCTGCCATTGTATCGACTATCTATTGATCTTTCAATTATTAACAGCATTTGGGGAGTTATTTTACCATTTGTAGTTGCTCCTTTACCGATTTTCTTTTTCAGGCAATTCGCATCAGGTATCCCTAAAGATTTTATGGATGCTGGTAGAATAGACGGTTGTAGTGAAATGGGGATCTTTTTTAGAATTATGATTCCGATGCTCGTACCTGCTTTTGGGGCAATGACGATTTTACAAGCAATGTTTAGTTGGAACAATTTCTTATGGCCTGTAATTGTATTACGCTCAACAGAAAACTTTACGCTTCCAATCGGTCTTGCTTCTTTGTTATCTCCAGTTGGCAACAATTATGAGGTGCTGTTGTCAGGTGCAGTATTAAGTATACTGCCAATACTAGTGTTATTTTTAATGTTTCAACGATTTTTTATCGAAGGTCTTACAGTTGGCGGTGTAAAGGGATAG
- a CDS encoding glycoside hydrolase family 127 protein encodes MHTNKDSSHILPLKEVIIEDEFWSEYINLVREVVVPYQWEALNDRIPEAEPSYAVQNFKIAAGLEQGEFGGMVFQDSDVAKWLEAAGYLLQTKPDQELEKIADDMIDIIAKAQRPDGYLNTYFTLKEPNHRFTNLAECHELYCAGHMIEAAVAYYEATGKRKILDVVCKLADYIETVFGNEPGKLAGYDGHQEIELALVKLYRTTKNKKYLNLSQYFIDQRGAKPHFYDAEFKKHGGRIHFSNLAMAHDLSYSQAHLPVREQETAEGHAVRLVYMLAAMADLAAENHDEDLLAACRKLWNNIVHKRMYITGAIGSMEQGESFTADFDLPNDTAYAETCASIGLIFFAHRMLQLEADSKYADVLEKALYNTVVSGMARDGKSFFYVNPLEVEPNIYGKNHNYDHVKPVRQGWFGCACCPPNIARLLASLGQYIYTRKDQTIYTHLYIGGKAAIEFEGQKISIEQHSQYTWNGKVRFELSLERSVTFTLALRVPEWSGKATVSLNGKLLTERQLKQEKGYLLLERSWQTGDILELVFDMPIRRMKGHPSIRHTAAKTALQRGPFIYCLEEADNSSELYQLLLPRESELQASFDSGLLGGITVICADGKRLVPGDWQDEALYYDEKEVGWNEQITKLTFIPYFAWANRGQGEMTVWVKER; translated from the coding sequence ATGCATACAAACAAAGATTCATCTCATATACTGCCACTTAAAGAAGTTATCATTGAGGATGAGTTTTGGTCTGAATATATTAATCTTGTAAGAGAAGTTGTTGTTCCCTACCAATGGGAGGCACTTAATGATAGAATTCCGGAAGCAGAGCCAAGTTATGCGGTACAAAATTTTAAGATTGCCGCGGGACTTGAGCAAGGTGAGTTCGGAGGCATGGTATTTCAGGACAGCGATGTGGCGAAGTGGCTGGAAGCGGCAGGATATTTGCTACAAACAAAGCCTGATCAAGAACTAGAGAAAATTGCGGACGACATGATCGATATTATTGCCAAAGCACAGAGACCGGATGGTTACTTAAACACTTACTTTACATTAAAAGAACCTAATCATCGCTTTACTAATTTGGCAGAATGCCATGAGCTTTACTGTGCAGGGCATATGATTGAAGCGGCAGTTGCCTATTATGAAGCAACAGGGAAAAGAAAGATATTGGATGTTGTTTGCAAATTGGCTGATTATATCGAGACTGTGTTCGGCAATGAGCCGGGTAAACTTGCTGGATATGACGGGCATCAGGAAATTGAACTGGCACTTGTAAAACTGTATCGTACTACTAAAAATAAAAAGTATTTAAACCTCAGTCAATATTTTATTGATCAGCGTGGAGCAAAACCTCATTTCTATGATGCTGAGTTTAAAAAGCATGGGGGTCGGATTCATTTTTCAAATCTAGCTATGGCACATGATTTGTCCTACAGCCAAGCTCATCTCCCTGTGCGGGAGCAAGAGACTGCGGAAGGGCATGCTGTTCGTTTAGTGTATATGCTAGCGGCGATGGCTGATTTGGCAGCAGAAAATCATGATGAAGATCTGCTGGCTGCATGCCGCAAGCTATGGAATAACATTGTGCATAAGCGGATGTACATTACAGGTGCTATTGGCTCGATGGAGCAAGGGGAGTCTTTTACGGCTGATTTCGATTTGCCGAATGATACAGCATATGCCGAAACATGTGCATCAATTGGACTAATTTTCTTTGCTCATCGCATGCTACAGCTTGAAGCTGATAGCAAATATGCCGATGTACTGGAAAAAGCGCTTTACAATACGGTTGTAAGTGGGATGGCGCGAGATGGGAAAAGCTTCTTCTATGTAAATCCGCTAGAAGTAGAGCCGAATATTTACGGTAAAAATCATAATTATGACCACGTAAAGCCGGTGAGGCAAGGATGGTTTGGGTGTGCTTGCTGTCCACCTAATATTGCACGGCTTCTTGCGTCGCTAGGACAATATATTTATACCCGAAAAGATCAAACCATCTATACACATCTTTATATTGGAGGAAAAGCTGCTATCGAGTTTGAAGGACAGAAGATCTCTATTGAGCAGCACTCTCAATATACATGGAATGGTAAAGTACGCTTTGAACTTTCGTTAGAGCGCTCAGTTACTTTTACTTTAGCATTGCGTGTCCCTGAATGGAGCGGAAAGGCAACGGTTTCGTTAAACGGTAAGCTTTTGACTGAACGACAGCTTAAGCAGGAGAAGGGCTATTTGCTGCTAGAGCGTTCATGGCAGACGGGCGATATACTTGAACTTGTTTTTGACATGCCAATACGCCGCATGAAAGGGCATCCATCAATTCGTCATACCGCTGCCAAGACAGCTTTGCAGCGGGGCCCATTCATATATTGCTTGGAGGAAGCGGACAATAGTTCAGAGCTTTACCAGCTACTTCTTCCTCGTGAAAGTGAACTGCAAGCCAGCTTTGACTCTGGGCTGTTGGGAGGTATTACAGTTATTTGTGCGGATGGCAAAAGACTGGTTCCAGGTGATTGGCAGGACGAAGCATTGTACTATGATGAGAAAGAGGTTGGCTGGAATGAACAAATCACAAAGTTAACATTCATTCCTTACTTTGCATGGGCGAATCGCGGGCAAGGGGAAATGACAGTGTGGGTAAAAGAACGATAA
- a CDS encoding LacI family transcriptional regulator codes for MSRIGIKDIAEKANVSTATVSYVINGTRNVSPKTKERVLKIIEELNYTPNDVAKSLKSQRTNIIGVIAEDVTVFNVPEIIDGINEYADRHDMHILLTNLRLHKRVGHNFGDVDAYKKYASNAVSNLLAKQVEGIIYIGVHPRDVTGLIDTKGKPIVYTYCYTESDISIQYNDEQASYDATKYLMEHRHQRIAIISGLMDSLPSRLRFNGYYRAVTEFQLPFDPQLIKVGDWGLESGYQMTKELLQLPQRPTAILIMNDIMVIGAMRALYEAGVAIPKDISIIGFDNREFSDYVSPRITTMDLPLHQMGYSAMEAIISIVKEEAVECESSPTCTLIERDSVAFLMP; via the coding sequence GTGTCTAGAATCGGAATTAAGGACATAGCCGAGAAAGCCAATGTTTCTACTGCAACGGTCTCATATGTAATAAATGGTACGAGAAATGTCAGTCCAAAAACAAAAGAACGTGTATTAAAGATAATTGAAGAGTTGAATTATACTCCCAATGACGTCGCTAAAAGTTTGAAATCTCAACGTACCAACATAATTGGTGTAATTGCTGAAGACGTAACAGTTTTCAATGTGCCAGAAATTATTGATGGTATCAATGAGTATGCTGATCGGCACGATATGCATATTCTGTTGACGAATTTAAGGTTGCATAAGCGAGTTGGCCATAATTTCGGAGATGTTGATGCATATAAGAAATATGCGTCAAATGCTGTATCGAATTTGCTGGCCAAACAAGTTGAAGGCATTATATATATTGGTGTGCATCCGCGTGATGTAACGGGGCTCATAGACACAAAAGGAAAACCGATTGTGTATACATACTGTTACACAGAATCGGATATTTCTATTCAATATAACGATGAGCAGGCTTCCTATGATGCGACAAAATATCTAATGGAGCATAGACATCAGCGAATTGCTATTATTAGTGGATTAATGGATTCCTTACCATCAAGACTTAGATTTAACGGTTACTATCGTGCTGTTACTGAATTTCAGTTGCCTTTTGATCCACAGTTGATCAAGGTTGGAGATTGGGGACTAGAATCTGGTTACCAAATGACGAAAGAGTTGCTGCAACTGCCACAGCGACCGACTGCAATATTAATTATGAACGATATCATGGTAATAGGAGCCATGAGAGCTTTGTATGAAGCGGGAGTCGCAATCCCCAAAGATATCTCTATTATTGGTTTTGACAATCGGGAGTTTAGCGATTATGTTAGTCCGCGAATTACTACAATGGATTTGCCATTGCATCAGATGGGTTATAGTGCGATGGAGGCCATCATATCTATCGTTAAAGAAGAGGCAGTGGAGTGTGAAAGCAGTCCAACCTGTACACTAATTGAAAGAGACTCTGTTGCCTTTCTAATGCCTTAA